The Bacteroidota bacterium genome contains a region encoding:
- a CDS encoding T9SS type A sorting domain-containing protein: protein MNKLRSIIFTLFLLFASLQVLAQEREYELTTNPALFTKHHSDAQSKISAIAKKRIIFTKDTLSVALPFVDDFSSNKFTSYDTSKYSGLAKSDSLHYSFKINGFIPPVDTIYYITDTAYTYFYNTSINSIDSIKQPPVFNLTLFDNLNKPTQATAIFDVWNPYFRPVYDSVTHVQIDSNLVKLFTTKVLEIDSITFINTHIYPNQTLWYENEVFVNSTFPINPPSIGVATFDGLDSTGYPYNFANPVAYGLADKLTSKYLDLNIPVGANDSVVLSFFCQPKGLGNFPESTDSLVLDFKKQDGTWSHVWSLPGRNLIYPDTAFQKVSIALKQGSTYLYKGFQFRFKNYATLSGNVDHWHIDYVTLNKIAIAQDTIVRDIAFVYPAQSMLKDFQAIPYSQFVPSMMKANVKNTIVNLNKVTENFQSYTYKVSDNDDNLWYNYPNAGSQNIPSYLNGYYNFAPHTFPPVNFVFPDTDRCRDFIITHSLAIAGVPGTDQINSNDTVRFVQHFNDYFAYDDASAESAYGVVQAGGQAALKFTLNTSDTMNAVYIYFNPSVDNASNKFFRLRIWNDIGGAPGAVVYESTQNYSPSYAHVINGFIKFDLENPVPLSGTFYVGWVQSTANELNVGLDKNNNNGDKLYFNIGGGWNQSIINGSLMLHPVFKSCPYLYIGIPEKIKTEVGSINLYPNPANDRLFISTTNPFDAVIQLRDLSGKIVLALSQSTSQGIDISEINGGIYFVSIENKMLHTFVNKKIVVIK, encoded by the coding sequence ATGAATAAATTACGCAGTATTATTTTTACGCTCTTTTTGCTTTTTGCCTCCTTACAAGTACTTGCACAGGAAAGAGAATATGAACTTACCACTAATCCGGCACTGTTTACAAAACATCACTCCGATGCTCAATCCAAGATAAGTGCTATCGCTAAAAAAAGAATTATATTCACAAAGGATACGCTTTCAGTTGCGTTGCCATTTGTGGATGATTTTAGCAGCAACAAATTTACTTCTTACGATACTTCTAAATACAGTGGCCTTGCTAAAAGCGATTCACTGCATTATTCGTTTAAGATTAACGGATTTATTCCACCGGTGGATACCATTTATTACATTACCGACACGGCTTATACCTACTTTTATAACACTTCAATCAATTCAATAGATTCGATAAAACAGCCGCCGGTATTTAACCTCACGCTTTTCGATAACTTAAATAAACCTACACAAGCAACAGCTATTTTTGACGTGTGGAATCCATATTTTCGACCGGTTTACGATAGCGTTACGCACGTTCAGATTGATAGTAATTTGGTAAAATTATTCACAACCAAAGTGCTTGAAATCGACAGCATAACTTTTATCAATACGCACATTTATCCCAATCAAACTTTATGGTACGAGAATGAAGTTTTTGTTAATTCTACCTTCCCAATCAATCCGCCCAGTATTGGCGTAGCAACTTTCGATGGTTTGGATTCGACCGGGTATCCCTACAATTTTGCGAATCCTGTAGCTTATGGCTTAGCGGATAAACTTACTTCAAAGTACTTGGATTTAAATATACCTGTAGGCGCAAATGATAGTGTGGTATTGAGCTTTTTCTGTCAGCCTAAAGGACTTGGCAATTTTCCTGAATCAACCGACTCGCTGGTGTTGGATTTTAAAAAGCAGGATGGCACTTGGAGCCATGTATGGTCGTTGCCGGGGCGAAATTTAATTTATCCGGACACGGCATTTCAAAAAGTTAGTATTGCTTTAAAACAAGGTTCCACTTATTTATATAAAGGATTTCAGTTTCGTTTTAAAAATTATGCTACCCTTTCGGGAAATGTCGATCATTGGCATATAGATTATGTGACCTTAAATAAAATTGCTATAGCTCAAGATACTATTGTCCGCGACATTGCTTTTGTGTATCCGGCTCAATCGATGTTGAAAGATTTTCAGGCCATTCCCTATAGTCAGTTTGTGCCATCGATGATGAAAGCCAATGTGAAGAATACAATAGTGAATTTGAATAAAGTGACCGAAAATTTTCAATCCTACACCTATAAAGTTTCTGATAACGATGATAATTTGTGGTATAATTATCCCAATGCTGGTTCGCAAAACATTCCTTCTTATTTGAACGGATATTACAATTTTGCGCCACATACTTTTCCACCGGTAAACTTTGTTTTTCCGGATACTGATAGATGCCGTGATTTTATTATTACCCACAGTTTAGCAATTGCCGGTGTTCCGGGAACCGATCAAATAAACAGCAACGATACTGTGCGCTTTGTGCAGCATTTTAATGATTATTTTGCTTATGACGATGCTTCTGCCGAATCGGCTTATGGCGTGGTGCAGGCAGGTGGTCAAGCAGCATTAAAATTTACCTTGAATACAAGTGACACCATGAATGCGGTGTATATTTATTTTAATCCTTCGGTAGATAATGCCAGCAATAAATTTTTTCGTTTGCGCATTTGGAACGACATCGGGGGCGCTCCAGGAGCGGTTGTTTACGAGAGTACACAAAACTATTCGCCATCCTATGCGCACGTTATAAATGGTTTTATAAAATTTGATTTAGAAAATCCTGTTCCGCTTTCGGGTACTTTTTATGTGGGTTGGGTACAAAGTACAGCCAATGAATTAAATGTGGGTTTGGATAAGAATAACAACAATGGTGACAAGTTATATTTTAATATCGGCGGAGGTTGGAATCAATCCATCATCAATGGAAGTTTAATGCTGCATCCGGTTTTTAAATCCTGTCCATATTTATATATCGGCATACCCGAAAAAATAAAGACGGAAGTTGGAAGTATAAACCTGTATCCCAATCCGGCCAACGACCGTTTATTTATAAGCACCACAAATCCTTTTGATGCTGTGATTCAGCTGCGTGACTTAAGCGGTAAAATCGTATTAGCGTTAAGCCAAAGTACTTCACAAGGAATTGATATTTCAGAAATTAACGGAGGAATTTATTTTGTAAGTATCGAAAACAAAATGCTTCACACCTTCGTGAACAAAAAAATTGTGGTGATAAAATAG
- a CDS encoding tetratricopeptide repeat protein: MLEFKESTTSLKYTLEDTAFVDALNQKAWSIRKSYPNKSLDLALKAREVAIEINYSYGLAQSYLSSGSSYYLLSQFQIALLDLQKAQSIFEYLKEHAGLAAVIRSIGNIHLALFQYEKSLEVYFQALKFSRDANDKLGIAYIYRNISAVYHYQEKYEISLEYASKAIELFIEQQEELGLTDALNSVGNTYLKTNQPQKAFDVLTRSLKISNFNNHLKGIALANTSLGKYYCIVHDYNQAIYHHQLAMSAAKEMGEKMLISEVYKNLSDAYKLIGDFEQALECFEYHDKVKSKVLTSNNEVIINVMQTQFELEQAEKEKEIYKLRNYELAKANKLIETKNKDITDSIKYAKHIQEASLPDKALMDEYLKDYFVLYKPKDIVSGDFYWFAEKDGIVYVAAVDCTGHGVPGAFISIVGQNLLRQALSELKTASPAQILDEVNRLFNLTIRQTFEESTVRDGMDISLCRIDFKNLSLQFAGAFNPLFLVRETALTKYTADKFPIGIFIGEEVRKFHNNEIKLEPKDIIYMASDGYADQFGGEEGKKLKNKFFHQTLIDNHLLEMYQQKINLENFHNQWRGPYEQVDDILVIGIRI; this comes from the coding sequence ATGCTTGAATTCAAAGAGAGCACTACTTCTCTAAAATATACGCTAGAAGACACTGCGTTTGTGGACGCGTTGAATCAAAAAGCGTGGAGCATACGTAAGTCCTATCCCAATAAATCGTTGGATTTGGCGCTAAAGGCGCGTGAAGTGGCCATCGAAATTAATTACAGTTATGGGCTTGCGCAAAGCTACTTATCTTCAGGCTCTTCCTATTACTTGCTTTCTCAATTTCAAATTGCATTACTGGATTTGCAAAAAGCACAATCCATCTTTGAATATTTAAAAGAACATGCCGGATTAGCAGCTGTTATTCGTTCCATTGGAAATATTCACTTGGCCCTCTTTCAATATGAAAAATCGCTTGAAGTTTATTTTCAAGCACTTAAATTTAGCAGAGACGCCAACGATAAATTAGGTATAGCCTATATCTACCGAAATATTTCGGCGGTGTATCATTATCAGGAGAAATATGAAATCAGTTTGGAATACGCTTCCAAAGCGATAGAACTGTTTATTGAGCAACAAGAAGAGCTTGGATTAACCGATGCACTCAACAGTGTGGGAAATACCTACCTCAAAACCAATCAACCCCAAAAAGCTTTTGACGTATTAACGCGCTCTTTAAAGATTAGCAACTTCAATAATCACCTCAAAGGAATAGCTTTGGCCAATACTTCTCTTGGAAAATACTATTGCATTGTTCACGATTACAACCAAGCTATTTATCACCACCAACTGGCCATGAGTGCGGCTAAGGAAATGGGTGAAAAAATGCTCATCAGTGAAGTATATAAAAACTTGTCCGACGCTTATAAACTCATTGGTGATTTTGAGCAAGCACTCGAATGCTTTGAATATCACGACAAAGTTAAAAGCAAAGTGCTTACCAGCAATAACGAAGTAATCATAAATGTGATGCAAACGCAGTTTGAGTTGGAACAAGCTGAAAAAGAAAAAGAAATTTACAAGCTGCGGAATTATGAATTGGCGAAGGCGAATAAATTGATTGAAACCAAAAACAAAGATATCACCGACAGTATTAAATACGCCAAGCACATTCAAGAAGCCAGTTTACCTGATAAAGCTTTGATGGATGAGTACCTCAAAGATTATTTTGTTTTGTACAAACCCAAAGACATTGTAAGTGGTGATTTTTATTGGTTTGCCGAGAAGGATGGAATCGTATATGTGGCAGCAGTGGATTGCACGGGACATGGTGTTCCAGGGGCTTTTATTTCGATTGTAGGGCAAAATTTATTACGACAGGCTTTGAGTGAATTAAAGACGGCTTCACCTGCGCAAATATTAGATGAAGTAAATCGTTTATTTAACCTCACTATTCGTCAAACCTTTGAGGAATCTACTGTGCGCGATGGCATGGACATTAGCTTATGTCGCATCGATTTTAAAAACCTCAGTCTTCAATTTGCAGGAGCCTTTAATCCCTTGTTTTTAGTGCGGGAAACAGCGCTCACTAAATACACCGCTGATAAATTTCCAATTGGGATTTTTATTGGTGAGGAGGTGCGAAAATTTCACAACAATGAAATTAAATTAGAACCAAAAGACATTATTTACATGGCCAGCGATGGTTATGCCGATCAATTTGGTGGAGAGGAAGGAAAAAAATTAAAAAATAAATTCTTCCATCAAACGCTTATTGATAATCATTTGTTGGAAATGTATCAGCAAAAAATTAACCTCGAAAATTTCCATAATCAATGGCGTGGACCTTACGAGCAGGTGGATGATATTTTGGTAATTGGCATCCGCATTTAA
- a CDS encoding RluA family pseudouridine synthase: protein MQEEPFEEQEEQEEQDLFEHFRFDVDKGQDLLRIDKFLMNRIENATRTKIQAAAEAGNILVNAKPIKSNYKVKPFDVITIVLTHPPRDREIKPENIPLDIVYEDEEVVVVNKAANMVVHPGYGNYSGTMVNALMYHFQHLPLFNSQNARPGLVHRLDKDTTGIMVMAKNEIALSKLAKQFFDRTTKRTYNALVWGDFAEDEGTIEGHVGRNLKDRKMMHVFPEGDFGKHAVTHYKVLERFGYVTLVECRLETGRTHQIRVHFKHIGHPLFNDELYGGARILKGTTFAKYKQFINNCFELIPRQALHAKSLGFVHPTTKKELFFDSELPADMQAVLSKWRVYASNKELSEE, encoded by the coding sequence ATGCAAGAAGAACCGTTTGAAGAGCAGGAAGAACAGGAAGAACAAGACCTGTTTGAGCATTTTCGTTTTGATGTTGACAAAGGACAGGACCTGTTGCGCATTGATAAATTTTTGATGAACCGCATCGAAAATGCCACCCGCACCAAAATCCAGGCAGCAGCCGAAGCCGGAAATATTTTGGTGAATGCAAAACCAATAAAATCCAACTACAAGGTAAAGCCTTTTGATGTTATTACAATTGTATTAACTCATCCTCCGCGCGACCGTGAAATTAAACCCGAAAATATTCCACTCGATATTGTGTATGAAGATGAAGAAGTAGTAGTGGTAAATAAAGCTGCCAACATGGTAGTGCATCCCGGCTACGGTAACTATAGCGGAACAATGGTTAATGCTCTGATGTATCATTTTCAGCATTTGCCGCTCTTCAATTCACAAAACGCACGGCCCGGATTAGTGCATCGATTGGATAAGGATACCACCGGAATTATGGTGATGGCAAAAAATGAAATCGCGTTAAGCAAATTAGCCAAACAGTTTTTTGACCGCACTACCAAACGCACCTACAATGCGCTCGTATGGGGCGATTTTGCTGAGGATGAAGGAACCATAGAAGGCCATGTGGGAAGAAATTTAAAAGACCGCAAAATGATGCACGTTTTTCCGGAAGGTGATTTTGGAAAGCATGCCGTTACACATTATAAAGTACTCGAACGTTTCGGATATGTGACCTTGGTGGAATGTAGACTTGAAACCGGCCGCACACATCAAATACGGGTGCATTTTAAACACATTGGACATCCGCTATTTAACGATGAATTATACGGTGGTGCAAGAATTTTAAAAGGTACCACCTTTGCCAAATACAAACAATTTATCAATAATTGTTTTGAACTTATTCCGCGTCAAGCGCTGCATGCTAAATCGTTGGGCTTTGTGCATCCTACTACAAAAAAGGAATTGTTTTTTGATTCGGAATTACCGGCCGATATGCAGGCCGTATTATCCAAATGGCGCGTGTATGCCAGCAATAAGGAACTTAGTGAAGAATAG
- a CDS encoding PASTA domain-containing protein → MIEFIKSKLFLKHAAAALAVVVLVLWAAFKFISTYTLHGKTIEVPDLKGLTLKAAAKAIDDKELRYVIVDSIFDEENKPGTVVEQNPSAKFLVKQNRTVYLTVNAFNPPKVQMPNLIDVSLRQATAMLETYGLEVGNLKYVPDYAFNAVLHQTYKGRDIQPGTSILKNSKIDLVLGDGLNGEKVPVPSLIGLTRDAAESAVKSASLEVGALVYDKTVKDTTLAKVYKQTPAFSSNAMINPGRSIDLFFTQDETKISIPTQDTLVPNE, encoded by the coding sequence GTGATAGAATTTATAAAAAGTAAATTATTTTTAAAACATGCTGCTGCTGCACTCGCTGTGGTAGTGTTGGTATTGTGGGCTGCATTTAAGTTTATATCCACCTATACCTTGCATGGCAAAACCATTGAAGTACCCGATTTGAAAGGCCTTACGTTAAAAGCTGCAGCAAAAGCAATAGATGATAAGGAATTGCGTTATGTAATTGTGGATTCTATTTTTGATGAGGAAAATAAACCAGGAACGGTGGTGGAGCAAAATCCTTCAGCTAAATTTTTAGTGAAACAAAACCGTACGGTTTACTTAACAGTAAATGCATTTAACCCACCCAAAGTGCAAATGCCCAATTTAATTGATGTTTCTTTGCGCCAAGCTACTGCCATGTTAGAGACCTACGGATTAGAAGTTGGTAATTTAAAATACGTACCCGATTATGCATTTAATGCAGTATTGCATCAAACCTATAAAGGGCGTGATATTCAACCGGGAACTTCCATTCTTAAAAATTCGAAAATTGATTTAGTGTTAGGCGATGGCTTAAATGGCGAAAAAGTGCCTGTTCCCAGTTTAATAGGTTTAACACGAGATGCCGCTGAAAGCGCTGTGAAATCTGCTTCCTTAGAAGTAGGTGCTTTGGTGTATGATAAAACGGTGAAGGACACTACCCTCGCAAAAGTTTACAAACAAACACCTGCATTTTCAAGCAATGCCATGATAAATCCGGGAAGAAGCATTGATTTGTTTTTTACCCAAGATGAAACTAAAATAAGTATTCCAACCCAAGACACACTTGTTCCGAATGAATAA
- a CDS encoding DUF1398 domain-containing protein has protein sequence MFTIEQIKAAHSRVKSGADFPTYIHEIKKLGLIKYETFVSTGNTNYYGTDDYTISTGAKYEALTIADTSNIAQFKVDLKAHQQGKTDFPTFCKDCAKSGVEKWVTNTDKMTCTYYDLKGIEMLMEIIPN, from the coding sequence ATGTTTACCATTGAACAAATTAAAGCAGCACACAGTCGTGTAAAATCGGGCGCGGACTTTCCCACGTACATCCATGAAATTAAAAAATTAGGTCTTATAAAATATGAAACATTTGTGAGCACCGGTAACACAAATTATTACGGAACCGACGATTATACTATTTCGACCGGTGCAAAATACGAAGCCTTAACTATTGCGGATACTTCGAATATTGCGCAATTCAAGGTTGACCTTAAGGCACATCAGCAAGGTAAAACCGATTTCCCAACATTTTGCAAGGACTGTGCTAAATCAGGTGTTGAGAAATGGGTAACTAATACCGATAAAATGACCTGTACGTATTATGATTTGAAAGGTATTGAAATGTTGATGGAAATAATTCCGAACTAG